The nucleotide sequence TCACTGTATTTCTAATGCCTTACGAGATTGTAACGGGTGGAGTGACGGGTATGTCTGCCGTAATCTACTATGCTACAGGTTTTAAGATTGAGAATACTTACATGATTATCAACATTTCGTTGTTGATAGTTGCTTTGAAGATATTGGGCTTTAAGTTCCTGATGAAGACCATCTATGCTATCTTTGCCCTTTATTTCCTATTGATTTTTGCGCAGGATCTGATGCCTAAGGATGCTGCAGGACACATGGTGAAGATGCTCGGTGAAGACCAAGCTTTTATGTCATTGATTATTGGTTGTAGCCTTACAGGTACGGGATTGGCTATCGTCTTCCTTAATAATGGAAGTACGGGTGGTACGGATATCATTGCTGCCTGTGTCAATAAGTATCACGATATCTCGTTAGGACAAGTCTTGATGGGTGTTGACATCTTGATTGTGGGTAGCTGTTTGTTCTTCCCTCAGTTTGGTGATATCATGGAACGCTTGCATAAGATGGTCTTTGGTTACTGTACGATGTTCATTGAGTGTTTTATGTTAGACCACGTGATGAATATGAGACGTGAGTCAGTACAGTTCATGATCTTCTCTTGGAAACATGAGGAAATAGCCAATGCCATTGTTGAAGAGACCGACCATGCACTGACTATCCTTGATGGACACGGCTGGTACACGGGCAATGAGATGAAAGTTATCTGCTTGTTAGCTAAGCGTAACGAGAGTAAGACTATCTTCCGCATCATTAAGATGGTTGACCCTACCGCCTTTGTGAGTCAAAGTTCGGTGATTGGTGTCTATGGTGAAGGCTTTGATCAGATAAAGATTAAAGCTAAAAAGGAGATGAAAAAGCAGGAAAAGAAGCTGGCGGAAGCTATGAATATGCCTGCGAATGAACAGAAATAAATAGGCTGTAGAGCTGTGTTCCAGCCGCTAATTAGCAGGGACGCACGGCTCGTGTGCCCACTGGCGATAAGCTTTTAAGGACATACGAACCGTGCGTTCTTGTTGTAGGAATAGTGCTTAGGGCTTTCAAACATGGCTTTTTAGCATTCTAAAAACGTTTTATAGAGATGAAAATAGTATTCGCAACAAATAATAAACATAAGCTCGAGGAAATCAAGGACATCCTTGGAAAGGACTTTGAAATCGTTTCTTTGGCTGAGATTGGTTGTCATGAGGATATCCCTGAGACTGGGGCAACACTGGAGGAGAATGCACGTCAGAAGTCTTCTTACGTCGTTGAATACTACAATCAGAACTGTTTTGCTGACGATACAGGACTTGAAGTGGAGGCACTCGGTGGTGAGCCGGGGGTGCGTTCGGCACGTTATGCGGAGGGAACTGACCACGATAGCGAGGCTAATATGCGTAAGCTCTTGGCAAACTTAGAAGGTCAAAGCAATCGCAAGGCATGTTTCCGTACCGTTATCTCCCTTATCATTGATGGTGAAGAGCATCAGTTTGAGGGTAAAGTAGAGGGTAGAATTGCTACAGAGAAGCATGGTACAGAGGGCTTCGGATACGACCCTATCTTCATTCCAGAGGGCTATGACAAGAGCTTTGCAGAGCTTGGTGAGGAGATAAAGAACCAGATTTCCCATCGTGCAAGAGCTGTGAAGAAGTTGTCGGAATACTTGGGAAGACTGAAAGGATAAAAGAGTAAAAAGGTTAAAGGGGCTTTTTAATAGAGAAAGAGGTAATAAAGTAAAAGCGTTAAAGCCCTCTTTTCAACTTTAATAAATACTCTTTTCCGAATTATTTTCATGAAAATAAATATTTCTTTTCATGAAGAAAAATATTTCTTTTCACGAAAAAAAGAATTTCTTTTCATGAAAATAATTTGAAGAAAGTAGCCCCCCAATACTGCCAGTACGCTGATATAATGACTGAAAAGGGCTGTGTTAACCAGCTTGATAAGCATAAGTTTAAAGCAAAGTAGCTTACTTGTTGCCTGTTTGACATAAAGAATATAACTATTTAATATCTGCTATGTTGTCTATTCTTCTTCCTGTTTATAACTGCAGTTGTGTAGCTTTGGTGACAGAGTTACAGCGGCAGTGCGTGGAATGTAAGGCAGACTTTGAAATCATAGTGGCTGATGATGGCTCGTTATCGGGTGCTATTGGTATGAATACAGCTTGTCAGCATCTTATAGATGAGAACAAGGTAATTGAGCATTTGAAGGGTGTTCGTTATATTGTCAGAGAGAAGAACGTCGGGCGTTCGGCTATTCGCAACTTCCTTGTGTCGCAGTCGAAGGGGGAAAAGATACTCTTTATTGATGGCGATTTGTCCTTGGATAATCCTTCTTTTATTCACAACTATCTGCAAACAGAAGCAGATGTAGTGGTGGGAGGAATCGCCATTGGGGGTAATCCAGACCGTTGGAAAGGTAATCTCAGATACCGTTATGAACGACAAAGTGAGGTTATCAACACTGTTGAGAGCCGTCAAAGTCAGCCTTATCAGCACTTAGCAACGAATCTACTTGTGCGCCGTTCTGTTTTAGGAGAGCAGCCCTACGATGAGAACATTAGCCATTATGGTTATGAAGATGTACTCTTGGGTAAGCGTTTCCAGCAGCAACAAGTTGTTGTAAAGCATATAGATAACCCCGTACTTTTCTGTGATTTTGAGGACAACTCCAGTTACCTTGCCAAGACAGAAGAAGCTTTGCGCACTCTATTTGCCTTCAGAAAGGAGCTGAAAGGCTACTCTCGTTTGCTTGATAAAGCTGAACAGATTGAGCGTTTACACCTCTCTCCCCTCTTTGTAATCGCCTATAAGCTACTATCTTCTCCTATAAAGAATTGCCTCTTAGGCAATAAACCGATAGTTTTTTGGTTTAATGTGTATAAACTGTTGTATTATTTACATTACACAAAGAACGCTATATGACAATTAAAAGATATTTCCTATCGTTGATTCTATTGCTTTCTGTTGTTGCCTCTACCCTTGCTGGTGGTGTTGGAACATGGAAGAATTATCTTGCTTACAGTGATGTACAATGGGTTGAAGAAGGAGGTAACAAGTTGTATGTACTTGCTTCCAATAGCCTTTATACCTATAACAAGAACGATCAAAGTATAAAGACCTACGATAAAGTCAATGGTTTGAGCGATTCGGATATCCGTTTCATTGCTTGGAATAAGACAGTTCGTCGGTTGGTTATCCTCTATTCGAATAATAATATCGACCTGCTGGACGATAGAGGTAATGTAACAAATGTGCCAGATTACTATTTAAAGACAACAATGGCAGACAAAACCGTCAATGGTATTGATATGTCTGGCGTCTATTGTTATCTCTCTACAGTTTTTGGACTTGTAAAACTCAATGTTGCTAAAGCAGAGATAAGCGATAGTTATAACCTCTCTTTCCCTGTTAATTATAGCTATATTGAGGGCGGTTATATCTATGCTGCCAGCCAAAGTAACGGACTATATCGTGCTGCGTTGTCTGCTAATCTCCTCGATAGAAACAATTGGACGAGCGTTGGAACTTATGTAGAGCGTCCAAGAACAGCCGATGCAGCTCTATTGGCACAGGCTAAAACGCTTAATCCTGGCGGTCCAAAACGCAACACCTTTGTGTGGACTACCTTCCTTAATAACCGTCTTTATGGTACCGGAGGGAACTTTAACCCTACTGCTAATAACTGGGAAAATCCAGGCATTGTACAGGTGTTAGAGGGTGATGATTGGGACTTCTTTGAAGACAATCTTTCTACTCGTACGGGTTATCCTTATATAGGAACAAAGGCGGTAGCAATAGATCCTCGCAATAGCAATCATGTGTATGTAGGAGCACGAACAGGTCTCTATGAGTTTATGTCTGGTAAGATGGTAGCCTCCTATAACAAGGATAATAGTATCCTTCAAGGAGCCATAGACAGAGGCAGAGAATTAGGTAATGATTATGTACTTGTCTATGGATTGGCATACGATAGAGAGGGTAACCTATGGGTACTCAATAACCAAACGAAGAAAGAAAACCTTATTCGTGTGTCGAAAGATGGGCAGATGACATCCTTTAGTAAGCCTGAACTGATGAAAGATGGTGTAGGACTCTCAGGCTTGTCACAGATGCGTTTGGACAGTCGTGACCTCCTTTGGTTTTGTAATGACCACTGGATTCAGCCGGGATTGTTCTCTTATGACCCTAAGAACGATAAACTTAACGCCTATACTCGCTTTGTGAATGAGGATGGTTCTAATGTAGATATTACCGCTGTTCACTGCTGGGCAGAGGACTTAGACCATAATATTTGGGTGGGAACAACGGCTGGTCCGATGCTTCTTCAGCGAACTCAAATGAACGAACAGGAGAACTATCGTTTTGTACAAGTTAAGGTTCCGCGTAACGATGGAACCAATCTTGCAGACTATCTTCTCGCTGGTCTTGATATTACTGCTATGGCAGTTGATGGCGGAGGGCGCAAGTGGTTTGGTACAAAGGGCAATGGTGTCTACCTAATTAGTGCGGATAATATGAAACAGTTGCAGCACTTTGTCACCACTAACAGTCACCTATTGTCGAACAACATTCAGTCTATCTCTATCAATCATGCCACTGGTGAGGTGTTCTTTGCTACTGACAAAGGACTCTGTTCATATATGAGTGATGCCACAAAGGCAGTAGATTCGCCTAATGATGAGACCACATACGCTTATCCAAATCCTGTAAAACCGGGTTATACAGGACCTATTACGATTGTTGGTTTATCGCTGAATGTCAATGTGAAGATTGTAACAACAAATGGAGTTCTTGTCGCTGAAGGTACCAGCAATGGTGGTACTTTCGTTTGGAATGGCAAGGATAAGAACGGAAAACGTGTTGCATCAGGCGTTTATATGGTACAGACTGCCGATGAAAACGGTGATAATGGCACGGTTTGTAAGGTTGCTGTAGTTAATTAATTGAGACTATGAAGACAGAGGTATGGCGTAATCCAATCTTTTGGATACTACTAACAGCTCCGTTGGCACTGCTGTTACTGTGTCAACTTCAGCCTACCTTTGATGATTGGACCTACTATACCGTACCACAGACAGAGCCTCTTACGCTTCAAAATCTGCTTCCAGACGGCAATTACTGGCGCCCTTTTGATGTACTCTTCGGTCATCTTCTCGGAATTAATTACCGACTTTTTCCCTTCTTAAACCATCTTTTTATCCTATTAGGACATATCCTGAATACATTGTTGGTCTATAAGATTCTGCAATGGTTCAGGGTAAGTACGTTGTCACGTAACCTATCTGTCGTTTTCTTTTATTTGTCGTCAGGCACTTTGGGAACGGTCTTGAATATTGATTCCCTGAACCAAATCTATTCGCTTTTATGGGGACTTCTTGCCCTATATAGCTACATTAGCCTGTCTGGATATCGAAAGTTTATACTGTGGTTGTTATGCTCTTTGCTATCAGTCTTTGCCAAAGAGTCAGGCTACATTTGGTTTGTTTGCCCGCCATTTATAGTATGGAGTATAGGAAAAGAACGTTTTAACCATGTTTTAAAGCACCTTCTTTGTGGATGTTCGTTGTTTGTTCTCTATCTTGTTTTCCGTATTCTACTGACAGACAGCTTCCATCTTGAGCATAACGTCTATATGGATTTCACCCTAACACGACTGCTACGCAATCTCGCTTTATTATTGGGAATGACCTTCTACCCTATCGATTACGCCAGTCTTATCCATCCACAGCACCGCCACCTTGCTGTTGTTGTTATCACAGGGCTTCTTCCCCTACCCTTTCTTTGGCTTCTACTGCGTTCCTATAGGTTGCAGAAACCGTTTTTGATATTGCTTTTATCCTTTTTTGTTGGGGCTTTTGTCAATCTTATGACAGTCTTCACATTGATGCATTGTTATGCAGTTTTGCCCTTTGTGACACTGATGATTGCCCTACTTTGTGAACGTATAAAGAATAAACGAGTACTGATAGCTTCGGCATTGCTTTATCTTTTGACGGCTACCTTCACCCTACTCCATCACGCTTACGCTTCTTTTCTATCGGGGAAAGTGGGCGAACAGATGGCAAAGAATATCGTCAGTCAATGCGACCGACCTGTTAATAAAGTAATGTTGATACACTTAGATAAAGGCGAAACGAAGTATTCTTCTTTCTGGGTGATCCCTTTTGAGGCTTTCGGATGGGGTTATTCCGTTCTACAACAGACAGGCTATCAATGGCCTAAGACCATTCTTAACGAAGAAATAACAGATAGCAATCAGTTGAAATCCTTGCTTCCAAAGGCAGAGAAAGCCGGCTGTGATGGTGTATGGTATGCTGACGGCGAACAAGTAAAACGTATAAAATGAAGCAAAAGATAGCTGAAATATCCTTTCTCCATGTGTTTGCTATCCTTTTGGTAGTCATAGGACACTCCTTCTTTCAGATGGAGAGTCCGATTGTTGATTGGATTTATCAGTTCCACGTACCCCTTTTCTTCTTCGTATCCGGCTATCTTTTTAATGTATCAGTAAAGGGAAAACAGATACAACCTCATATCTTCCTACGTCATAAAGCAGTGCGGCTATTACTCCCCTACTTTGCTTTGAGTACGCTGCTCTTTGTTCCAAAGGTTCTATTATCGCAGTTTATGGTACGTCCGATACATACTAATTGGGGTGAGTATGTGTCGATGCTTATCTATCCTTACCGTAATGTAAATGGCTCCTATTGGTTTCTGCCCACCTTGTTCTTGCTTTTCGTATTTGCAGTGATAGTCCTTTTTCTTTCACAGCGAGTACAACGTAGAATGTCCTTTACTATTTCCAGCCTTTTACTCTTCCTACTTGCTTTGTCAAATATTCTCCTTCCTTTTTCCCATGATACGCTTTTCAATATCATTGGTGCAATCCATTACGCCTTTTACTTTGCCTTAGGTTATTTCGTGTTCAACTTTCGTTTGATGCGCTTTCTCGATAAGGAGAAAACAATTCTTTTAGTTTTTCTATTTACGTTATCTATATCTTTTATCGGTCTATACGTAAATAAAAGTCCTCTGATGAGTTTATTCTTTGCTGTGGATGGTATTCTTATGTCAGTTGCTTTGGCGCGCTTATACGTAATTTATGGGCTTCATTTTTTCCATCACCTCTCCCCTGCTTCTTATACTATCTATCTTTATCATGGAATCTTTCAGGCATTAAGTATTCAAATACTGATGCGCTTTACCCATTTCAGTACTGTTTTTTATATGTTTCTCGCAATTCTAACAGGTGTTTATGGTCCTTTCTTCATCTATAAGCTGCTTTACAGCTATCGTAACAGCCGATTGAGACGATGCTTGGCAATGATTTCTGGGTTTAAAATCTCATAGCAGAAAGCTGCCGATGTTGTCTTATATTGGAAATGACAAATCTTGATATGGGATACTCTCCTACCCTTTATCCTCCCCTATGTATCTGTTTTGAGAACTGGGTGTACAATCGGCGGAACCTGCGATTAAGTAGGAATAGAAAAAGTTTCTGTTTGGTTGTGAAGGTAATACCTTCTTTTTTCATATCTGCTTGAAGTCCAGTATAAAACGGATGTTGAACCCATTTCTTACGAGGCTCACACAAAGAAACTGCCAAGAGATTGGCTATTCGGTCCGTAATGGTATCTGTAAGAAACTCTTCTTGTAGTTCGATTGGTATAGCTTTCATACGTAAGCTGTTGAGTAGATGGCAATAAGCAGCTGTCCAATGGTAGTTATGGCTCGTATGTTCAGTCCCTTTACGGTAGAGGTTTTCCTTAATGATAGCAACAGGTCGTTCTGTATGGAAAATCATCCGCAGCCAATAAATATAGTCTTCGCCCATCTCTAACTCCTTGGGTAGGTCGAAAACAGACGGGGTGAGTAATTCCTTTCTGAACAGACTGCCCCAAGGAACGCCAATCGTACCTTCTGCGAGCACCGTAAGATGTTGGAAAGTATGAATATCTATAGTCTCGCTTTCTTGAATAGGGAGAGACTGTCCGTTACCAAAGATAATATCTGTTTCGTTGTCAATACGTTCTGAAAAACGTGAAAGTGCATAAGGTTCCAGTTCGTCATCAGCGTCAACGAAAGTTATCCACTCGCCTTTTGCTATCTTTACACCCTCGTATCTGGCGGCTGTCCGACCTTTGTTCTGTTGGTGAATGATGGTAACGTTAGCGTGACTGGTGTATTCATCGCAGATAACGCCACTTTTGTCAGGGCTACCATCGTCCACTAAAATCAACTCAAACTCTGGATAAGATTGTTTTAAAACACTTTGTACACATGCACGAAGTGTGTCTTCTGCGTTATAAACTGGTATGATTACAGAAATCAAATGAAGAGTCTTTTCTTTATCCATAGTTCATGTAATTTCCTACAAAGATAGTTCTTTTTGCATAAAAAACATTGTTTTCATGTATTTTTTTCCTTTCATCTTCTATCTCTACAAGTCCTTTTCTTTTGTCTATTTCCCATCCTTTTGAATTGTGTTTATCTTCTGTTTTATTAGGTATAAGCCTTTGATAACATTTATAACCACCATTTCCGAAGGTTCTCAATCTTACTTTCGAGTATGAAAAGAATGTTTTGTAGAATCATATGATAGTATCTTTACAACCCTTTTTTGTCAACAAGTAAGACCCTTTTCAATCATCTTTTGTATTCCACTCATATCTCCGCACCATTGGTGTTAAGCCTCCGCACATATTGTGCGAAGCCTCCACACGATTGGTGCTAAGCCTCCGCACGATGTGTAGTTATCAATAACAGATGAACAAAAGAGGGTAAATGAGGTTTATAGTTATCATTATCTTAGGACAAAATAAGGTACGAATGAAGAGTATATAGGGAGGTTTGTTATATCGGACAATAATAAATTGAGGTAACGAAAACGCCCTCGTCAATCCTAATCCTTAATATGGTAGGGGATAGACGAGAGCGTTTATCGTATTGATAGTCTTTTCTAAGGCTATGCGCCTTGCGTTTTACTTCTTTTCGTTTCTACTTACCAAGGTTGAGGAAGTCGGTAGGTAGTGGAATGTCAAGACTGCGAGCGCGTTCGGCATTACGTCTCTTTATCTTGCGTTGTGCATCAGCTTTTTGCTTTGTTATGGCTGCTGGCTTCTGCTTGTAGAGTGGGAGTTGACGTGGATTCCATGTTCCCTGCACATCACGTTTTGCCTTACACTCGATAGCCTTCGGGTAATAATACACGGCTTCGGGCTGTCGTTGGGTTGCATAATCACCCGTATCCCACTTCCCATTGTCGTTCTCGTCAACGATAAGTCGGAGGTAGTAGTTGCCTGGCTTTACGTAGTGGAAGGTTGCTTGGTTGTTCTTTGCGTACACTTCTTTCACTGGTTTGTCGCTTTCATTGAGTAATTGCAGCAGACAGTTCTTGCCAGTCATATTCTGTAAAGTCATCGTCAGCGTACTATATTCGTCCATTGATGGGATGCGGATACCCTGCTTATACTTTGCAGAAACCTTACCATAGATGTCTGTAAAGGCTGCAGAATCGACCTCAAGACTGTATTCATGTCCCGGATCCCACGTACTCACCAGCTTCAAAGAACGAGGTTTCCCGGTTCAGCACCAAACGTATACTTCGCTCGATACCATAGTGAGTCTATCTTTTCATAGAGATGTATCTTGGAGGTATCTGTCTTAGCAATTGGGGTAGGGAGTTCGAATATTGGGTTTTGGTCAGGATCCATTTGCGAAGAAACATTGTATCTGACTTCCAAAGGAGTGACAGGCATCTCCGTTTCGAAGTCTTTTCCACGTTCTTTAGCCTTCTCCTGCTTCTTTTTCCATTTGTCGTATTCCTCTTGCTGTTGCTTTAAACGCTTTGCGTATGGTACCTTTGAGAGTATTTCCAGCGTATCTGTTTTAGGGACGAGATTACCCATACTGTCCGTCATGTTATAAATCATCTGCATACGCAGTGTGTCTTGGTTGATGAGGGCAGTATCACGAAGCCAATAAATGATAGTGTCTTGATTCAGACTTGGCTCTGTTATGAACGCATCTTTAGCGTTGAAATTGAGTCCTTTTATCTGTGGAAGGTCGGCATCACCATAGCTAAAGAAGAGCGTAAAGTGATTAGGATTCTTGCGTTCAGACTTTAGGAAGAAACGGTCTGTCTGCGTAGCTGTAAAGGAATTCAGTACCACATCATCTGGGAGGAAGTGGGTGTAAGGCACCTGTTTGATATCCTTGATATGCAAGGAGTCAATCCATAGCGTGTCTTGTCGTATGTCTGGCTTCCATGACGGCATGATGATTTCGGGCGTGAAAGCCAACTTCTCGCTCTTCTGATTGTACATATAGTTACCGTCCATGTCCTGTAGTGCATAGATACGATAGTCACCCTTGGCAACACCTCGTATGCTGAAATGACCACGACTGTCGGTGCGTGAGACACGAAGCATAGGTTGTTTCTGGAAAGCTGTATCGTTCTGATTGCTGTAAAGACCCACGAGAATACCCTTTACTGGCTCTAAATTCTCAGCTTCTAATACATAACCAGCTACTTCAAGTGTATCAATATGGTCGCCAGTAGAGAAACTGTAGGTGTAGTTTCCTAATGGGTTACCTTCGTTGTTGTCAGTGATAGCATCAGAGAAGTCAATTGTATAGGTCGTATTTGGTTGCAACTTGTCTTGCAAAGTCACTGTAATGCGCTTACCTGTGGCTTTGATTTCAGGGGCTTCAATCTGTGGGGGAGAGACGACAACCTTCTCTGATGCGTTCTCTAACTTTATGAATTCGCTGAAATAGATATTAACCTTCTTGCTGTTTACATCTGTTGCTCGCTCAGAAGGAGAGGCTGCTAACACTTTTGGGGGAGTCTCATCATACCATCCACCATCTGGTTGTCCCATCTTTGCACAGGACACAAGGAGGAAAAGCAATAGGGAAGAAAGATAAAACGGTAAGGCATTTGATTGGTAAAACGCCGAAAGGCAATAGCTAACCTTAGCTAAAAAGTCATCCTTTCCTCCCATTACTCCTTGGCAATATCTTTGTCTTATCTTCTTCATATCGCTGTTTTACTTTTTTACTCTTTTACTTTTTGATCCTTTAGAAGTGTTTTGTTCTTTTCCCGTCTTCCGTTTTTACTGGTTCATACTCAGCAATTCTTCAAGGTTGTTACGGCTGTTTGAAAGGCGTGGAATCTTGTGTTGACCACCGAGTTTTCCCTTAATCTTAAGCCAGTCGTTGAAAAGATTCTTGCGTGCAACGATGATTTCGAGGGGCTGAAGGGTAATGTCATGGAAGCGTTTTGCCTCATAGTCAGAGTTGACTTCTTGCAGTTTGTCATCGAAGACTTTAGCAAACTCCTCAAGTGAAGATGGTTCCTTTGCAAACTCAATGAGCCACTGATGACGACACTTAGCCTTTGCATCCATATACATTGGGGCTGCGGTGTAGTCAGATATCTGTGCACCAGTAGCCTTGCAGGCAGCATCAAGTCCCTTTTCGGCATTGTCCATAATTAGCTCCTCACCAAAGGCATTGATGAAGTATTTGGTTCTACCCGTGATAACAAACTTATAAGGATTGGTCGAAGTGAATTGTACTGTGTCGCCAATCTCATATCTCCAAAGTCCGCAAGCAGTACTGATAAGCATCGCATAGTTGCGACCGATCTCTACGCCTGACAATGGAACGATGTTTGGATGTTCGCTCTCAAATTCGTCCATAGGTAGGAATTCGTAGAAGACTCCATAGTCGAGCATGAGTGACATACTGCTGTCTGTCGGGTCGTCTTGTATTCCAAAGAAGCCCTCAGAAGCGTTGTAAGTCTCCATATAATTCATTCCCTGCTTGGTGATGAGCTGTTCATACTGCTCGCGATAAGGCGTAAAGGGAATACCACCGTGGAAGAATACCTCCAGATTAGGCCATACCTCCTCCAAATGTTTCTTACCACTTAGTTCCATTACACGCACCAATACAGAGAGCATCCATGATGGAACACCCGATATATTAGTGATATTCTGGTTCAGTGTTTCGTGTGCAATTCGATCGCGTTTTACCTCAAAGTCGCTCAGAAGAGCAGTCTCTTTCTTAGGTACACGGCACAAGTTTACGAGTGGATTGATATTCTCGATGAGGATGGCACTAAGGTCACCAACAAGCGAGTTATACAAATTATAATTCGGAGAATGGCTACCACCTAAGATGAGGCCTTTGCCATTGAAGAGGCGACTTTCAGGATGATTGCTAAGGTAGTAGGCGATAACGTCCTTTCCACCTTGATAATGAATTGTCTGCAATCCCTCGTGAGAAATAGGAATAAACTTACTCTTATCGTTGGTTGTACCTGATGATTTAGCATACCATCTTACCTGTCCCGGCCACAGAATATTACGTTCTCCGTGACGCATACGATCGATGTCGCTCTTTAGTTCTTCGTAGGTATTGACAGGTATGTTCTGTACAAAATCCTCATATGACTTAATCGTTGAGAATAGGTGTTTACGACCATATTCGGTGTCTTTTGCCCGCTCAACGAGGTATTGCATGACTTCCCGCTGGATAGTCTCTCCATCCGTGACGTAGCGCTCAAGCTCCCTGCGGCGCGGCTGGAAGTACAATTTGTTTACTATCTTAGTAAGACTCATTCAAATTTCTCTGGTTGATTAAATTGCAAAATTACGCCAAAAAAGCTAAATGAATAACCTTTTTCTATATTTTAACACTGCTTCTAAGCCGTTGAAAAGCCTGATATCAGTATTCTCTACATGATAAATGAGGGTGTTTTATGTCCCTCTCTCAATATCTATTTTCAACTCTTTTCTAAATTATTTTCATGAAAATAAATATTTCTTGTCGTGAAAATAAATATTTCTTTTCATGAAAATAATTCTTTTTCTTCATGAAAATATTTCGGTGAGAAGGGTAGGGTAGTTGTTTACTCATACTTTTTACTAACTTTGCAGCTCATTTCTTCGATTTCTATTTGCCGTTATTAGCCTCTTTATTTATGCTTTATAAAGTTGGAATCTACCCCCGTTTTCATACTCTTTATTTAATTATAGTCTATTTAATATTAAATTATAGTCTATAAATTAATTACCAGTAGATTTTCTATCTATCCTTATCCCTCTTTTATTTGCACTCCCCTCCCTTCGGAGGGGTAGGGGGAGGCTTCTTCTTTTTTAATGTGCTTCCAACCAGTTCTTACCCCATCCAGCATCAGCTGTCAAAGGAACATTCAGCGGATAGGCATTCTGCATCTCCTCAATAACAATGCGTTCCACCTGTTCGCGCTCCTCTGGATAGACAGAGAAGTTAAGTTCGTCATGCACTTGAAGAATCATCTTAGAGCGGATACCTTCTTTCTTGAAGCGTTCCCAGATACGAACCATTGCCACCTTGATAATATCAGCCTCTGTTCCTTGTATCGGAGCATTGATAGCATTACGCTCAGCAAAACCGCGCACAGTGGCGTTACGGCTGTTGATATCAGCGAGATAGCGGCGGCGATGGAAGAGTGTTTCTGCGTAACCCTTGGCTCTTGCCTCCTCTTTCGCTTGTTCCATGTAGGCTTGTACCTTAGGGAAGGTACGGAAATAGCCTTCTATCAGCTCTTTTGCCTCACTATTTGGAATGTCCATGCGCTGGGCAAGTCCGTAGGTAGTAATACCATATATAATACCGAAATTGGCTTGTTTAGCCTTCTTTCGCTGCGCATCAGTCACCTTATCTATATCCTCATGCCATATCTTTGCAGCTGTTGCACGGTGGATATCATGACCTTCACGGAACGCCTCCATCATGTTCTCATCTTCAGAGAGGTGTGCCA is from Prevotella melaninogenica and encodes:
- a CDS encoding YitT family protein, whose translation is MTIDQQLIRSEAKDYFFLTVGLIIYAAAFTVFLMPYEIVTGGVTGMSAVIYYATGFKIENTYMIINISLLIVALKILGFKFLMKTIYAIFALYFLLIFAQDLMPKDAAGHMVKMLGEDQAFMSLIIGCSLTGTGLAIVFLNNGSTGGTDIIAACVNKYHDISLGQVLMGVDILIVGSCLFFPQFGDIMERLHKMVFGYCTMFIECFMLDHVMNMRRESVQFMIFSWKHEEIANAIVEETDHALTILDGHGWYTGNEMKVICLLAKRNESKTIFRIIKMVDPTAFVSQSSVIGVYGEGFDQIKIKAKKEMKKQEKKLAEAMNMPANEQK
- a CDS encoding non-canonical purine NTP diphosphatase, translated to MKIVFATNNKHKLEEIKDILGKDFEIVSLAEIGCHEDIPETGATLEENARQKSSYVVEYYNQNCFADDTGLEVEALGGEPGVRSARYAEGTDHDSEANMRKLLANLEGQSNRKACFRTVISLIIDGEEHQFEGKVEGRIATEKHGTEGFGYDPIFIPEGYDKSFAELGEEIKNQISHRARAVKKLSEYLGRLKG
- a CDS encoding glycosyltransferase family 2 protein, encoding MLSILLPVYNCSCVALVTELQRQCVECKADFEIIVADDGSLSGAIGMNTACQHLIDENKVIEHLKGVRYIVREKNVGRSAIRNFLVSQSKGEKILFIDGDLSLDNPSFIHNYLQTEADVVVGGIAIGGNPDRWKGNLRYRYERQSEVINTVESRQSQPYQHLATNLLVRRSVLGEQPYDENISHYGYEDVLLGKRFQQQQVVVKHIDNPVLFCDFEDNSSYLAKTEEALRTLFAFRKELKGYSRLLDKAEQIERLHLSPLFVIAYKLLSSPIKNCLLGNKPIVFWFNVYKLLYYLHYTKNAI
- a CDS encoding acyltransferase family protein — encoded protein: MKQKIAEISFLHVFAILLVVIGHSFFQMESPIVDWIYQFHVPLFFFVSGYLFNVSVKGKQIQPHIFLRHKAVRLLLPYFALSTLLFVPKVLLSQFMVRPIHTNWGEYVSMLIYPYRNVNGSYWFLPTLFLLFVFAVIVLFLSQRVQRRMSFTISSLLLFLLALSNILLPFSHDTLFNIIGAIHYAFYFALGYFVFNFRLMRFLDKEKTILLVFLFTLSISFIGLYVNKSPLMSLFFAVDGILMSVALARLYVIYGLHFFHHLSPASYTIYLYHGIFQALSIQILMRFTHFSTVFYMFLAILTGVYGPFFIYKLLYSYRNSRLRRCLAMISGFKIS
- a CDS encoding glycosyltransferase family 2 protein — encoded protein: MDKEKTLHLISVIIPVYNAEDTLRACVQSVLKQSYPEFELILVDDGSPDKSGVICDEYTSHANVTIIHQQNKGRTAARYEGVKIAKGEWITFVDADDELEPYALSRFSERIDNETDIIFGNGQSLPIQESETIDIHTFQHLTVLAEGTIGVPWGSLFRKELLTPSVFDLPKELEMGEDYIYWLRMIFHTERPVAIIKENLYRKGTEHTSHNYHWTAAYCHLLNSLRMKAIPIELQEEFLTDTITDRIANLLAVSLCEPRKKWVQHPFYTGLQADMKKEGITFTTKQKLFLFLLNRRFRRLYTQFSKQIHRGG
- a CDS encoding GH3 auxin-responsive promoter family protein; this translates as MSLTKIVNKLYFQPRRRELERYVTDGETIQREVMQYLVERAKDTEYGRKHLFSTIKSYEDFVQNIPVNTYEELKSDIDRMRHGERNILWPGQVRWYAKSSGTTNDKSKFIPISHEGLQTIHYQGGKDVIAYYLSNHPESRLFNGKGLILGGSHSPNYNLYNSLVGDLSAILIENINPLVNLCRVPKKETALLSDFEVKRDRIAHETLNQNITNISGVPSWMLSVLVRVMELSGKKHLEEVWPNLEVFFHGGIPFTPYREQYEQLITKQGMNYMETYNASEGFFGIQDDPTDSSMSLMLDYGVFYEFLPMDEFESEHPNIVPLSGVEIGRNYAMLISTACGLWRYEIGDTVQFTSTNPYKFVITGRTKYFINAFGEELIMDNAEKGLDAACKATGAQISDYTAAPMYMDAKAKCRHQWLIEFAKEPSSLEEFAKVFDDKLQEVNSDYEAKRFHDITLQPLEIIVARKNLFNDWLKIKGKLGGQHKIPRLSNSRNNLEELLSMNQ